CATTTCCTAATGTTTTTTCCAGTTCTTCATCAGATCTTGATTTCCTCAGGTAGATATCAACTATCATTTAAGCACATTCCCTTCCTTTAAGTACCCTGATTTTATTTGATCAGTTTAAATATCCTTACTTCCAGTTTATACAGTTAAAACAATATATAGACTTATAACGACGGCTGAAATAATCATTGAATAATGTACAAACAATTCAAAATAGGTATATAGTGGAGGTGAATTCCAGTGGCGATAGCTGTAATTATCCCACCAAAGATAACACCTGAAGAAAACGAGAAAAGAATTAAAGAACTGGAGAGAGTTTTATCAAACATTTTTAAATATGAGATAGGTATCTCCTTCACTAACAGTAAAAAAAGTCATTCTACATAACAAATTATTTTTATAGAGTTTAAAAAGTATACAACCTGAAGAAGTCAATGAAATAACATTAATAGACTTAATCAGTAATGACTCCGAGTCCGTAGTTGACGAGGTTGAATTGAAAATGCAGGTTAAAAAGCTGTACAGTAAAATGAAAGGTACTTTGAAAAACAGAGAAAAGGTAGTCTTGGAATTAAGATATGGACTTCTTAACGGTTCAAGTAAAACCCAGAGAGAGATAGCTAAAATGTTGGGAATCTCCAGATCCTACGTATCAAGAATTGAAAAGAAAGCAATAAAAAAATTAAGCAAAGAGCTAAAACCAGAGGGCTGCCATTAATGGCAGCCTTTTGGATGTAACGATAGCAATAACCAAATATCACGGCTCAATTAGAAAATATAAGTTTGTATACTGGTATTCAAAAGTTGCATATAATAGTTTTCAGAGTTAGAATATATGTGAAAAATGTCGAAAATTGATTATATTACAAAAGGCCGTGATAATACTTTGTATACCAAAAAGGATTTATTACGCCTCTTTTTTCCTGCTCTTACCGAACAGTTTCTTTCTACGGCAATAGGTGTAGTAAACACTATGATGGTAAGCGGATTAGGGGCATTTGCAGTATCAGCAGTGGGAATAGTCGATTCTATCAACTTTGTAGTTATGAATCTGTTTGTGGCTGTGTCCACAGGTGCCACAGTTACTATAGCACAGCATTTGGGAGCATCAAAGAGGGAAGACGCTTCAAAGACTGCGGCTCAGGCAATTACGGCTGTCCTTTTAATGTCTACAATAGCAGGACTTGGTCTATACATATTCGGAAACCAGGTAATAAATTTCCTTTTTGGAGATGCCGAAAATACTGTTAAATTGGCTGCCAGAACATACATGATTTGTTCAGCTATATCGTATCCCATACTGGGACTCTTTGACGTATGTACAGGTATATCAAGGGCAAGTAATAATTTCAGGGCATCAATGTTTGCGGTTGTTGCATCAAATTTGGTTAATTTTATGGTTGGAGCCCTGTTGATTTTTGTATTTGATTTGGGGGTACTGGGAGCTGGAATTGGCCTAATTTGTGCCCGACTAACGGGAGCAATCATTGTGGGATATTCGTTATTCAAGTCACATCATTTGGATATTTTTCACAGTTCATTCAGAATAACTTCAAAAATATTAAAGCCTGTTTTATATATAGGGCTTCCGGCAGGGATAGACAGTCTTGTCTTTAACGGAGGAAAACTTCTGGTGCAAACAATAGTGGCATCCCTTGGAACCGCCGCACTTGCTGCAAACAGTATTGCAAGCTCTACAAACTCGCTACTTAACATACCCGGGAATGCAATAACAATAGTAGCGGTGACAGTTGTAGGCCACTATGCCGGAGCAGGATTAAAAGAGGATTTAAACAAGATTATAAAAAAACTCATGGTTTATACAATGGTGCTGCTGGGCGCTGTTTCCCTGGCATTTTTCCCGTTTGTACACCATTTTCTGAAACTTTATTCACCTGCACCGGATGTGGCAAGCCTTGCATTGCATATAACATATCTTACACTTATATGTATACCGATTTTCTGGCCAGCTGCCTTTCTCCTGCCGGCATGTCTGAGAAGTACAAGGGATGTGGTATTTGTAACGGTTATTTCTATAATGAGCATGTGGGTTATAAGGGTTTTCGGGGGATATATGTTAGTAAGGTTTACAGGCCTTGGACTTATGGGAATATGGGTAGCATGGTGCTTTGACTGGGTAACAAGGGGAATTCCGTTTCTGGGAAGAGTAGCTGCAAGGCGATATGAGAAATATTTACCAAAAACAGATAATGAGGTATCTTCTTAAAAAAATCATTAAAAAGATTGATAAATATTTTTCAATGTGTTATACTATCAAACGGCAAAATACACACGCATTTTTAAGTTAAGGTGTCGGACAGGTTCCGATGAGACATGAATGCGGAGGTATTAACTTTAACGGAGGTGTTTATATTATGGCAGTTATTTCAATGAAACAACTTTTGGAGGCAGGTGTTCACTTTGGTCACCAGACTAGAAGATGGAACCCTAAGATGGCAGAATATATCTTTACAGAGCGTAACGGTATATACATCATAGACCTTCAGAAAACAGTAAAAAAGGTTGACGATGCATACTTCTTCATCAGAGAAGTAGCTATGAACGGACAGGATGTATTGTTCGTTGGAACTAAGAAACAAGCACAGGATTCAATTAAGGAAGAAGCTGAAAGAAGCGGACAGTTCTTTGTAAACAACAGATGGTTGGGCGGAATGCTTACAAACTTCAAAACTATTACAAAGAGAATCAACAGACTGAATCAGTTAAATGCTATGGAAGCAGACGGAACTTTTGATGTCCTTCCTAAGAAGGAA
This region of Clostridium sp. BNL1100 genomic DNA includes:
- a CDS encoding MATE family efflux transporter, which codes for MSKIDYITKGRDNTLYTKKDLLRLFFPALTEQFLSTAIGVVNTMMVSGLGAFAVSAVGIVDSINFVVMNLFVAVSTGATVTIAQHLGASKREDASKTAAQAITAVLLMSTIAGLGLYIFGNQVINFLFGDAENTVKLAARTYMICSAISYPILGLFDVCTGISRASNNFRASMFAVVASNLVNFMVGALLIFVFDLGVLGAGIGLICARLTGAIIVGYSLFKSHHLDIFHSSFRITSKILKPVLYIGLPAGIDSLVFNGGKLLVQTIVASLGTAALAANSIASSTNSLLNIPGNAITIVAVTVVGHYAGAGLKEDLNKIIKKLMVYTMVLLGAVSLAFFPFVHHFLKLYSPAPDVASLALHITYLTLICIPIFWPAAFLLPACLRSTRDVVFVTVISIMSMWVIRVFGGYMLVRFTGLGLMGIWVAWCFDWVTRGIPFLGRVAARRYEKYLPKTDNEVSS
- the rpsB gene encoding 30S ribosomal protein S2, whose protein sequence is MAVISMKQLLEAGVHFGHQTRRWNPKMAEYIFTERNGIYIIDLQKTVKKVDDAYFFIREVAMNGQDVLFVGTKKQAQDSIKEEAERSGQFFVNNRWLGGMLTNFKTITKRINRLNQLNAMEADGTFDVLPKKEVSKLKKEMADLEKNLGGIKNMKKLPGAMFVVDPRKERNAILEAKRLGIPVVAIVDTNCDPDEVDFVIPGNDDAIRAVKLIAAKMADAVIEGRQGEQLSETPVETVEVAEEAQEAVEAAE